The following are encoded in a window of Paraburkholderia sp. HP33-1 genomic DNA:
- the rnhA gene encoding ribonuclease HI, with product MTPDHIDIYTDGACKGNPGPGGWGALLRFGSQEKELFGGEANTTNNRMELMGVISALEALKRPCKAIVHTDSQYVQKGISEWIHGWKKKGWITAAKQPVKNADLWKRLDALVAQHEIEWRWVRGHNGHPENERADQLANRGVASLAEM from the coding sequence ATGACTCCTGATCACATCGATATCTATACCGACGGCGCCTGCAAGGGCAATCCCGGCCCCGGCGGCTGGGGCGCGCTGCTGCGCTTCGGCAGCCAGGAAAAAGAACTGTTCGGCGGCGAAGCCAACACGACCAACAATCGCATGGAGCTGATGGGCGTGATTTCCGCGCTCGAGGCGTTGAAGCGCCCGTGCAAGGCGATCGTGCACACCGACTCGCAGTACGTTCAAAAAGGCATTAGCGAGTGGATTCACGGCTGGAAGAAGAAAGGCTGGATCACCGCGGCGAAGCAGCCCGTCAAGAACGCCGATCTGTGGAAGCGGCTCGATGCGCTCGTCGCGCAACACGAGATTGAATGGCGCTGGGTGCGCGGACACAACGGACATCCGGAAAACGAGCGCGCCGATCAGCTGGCCAATCGCGGCGTGGCGTCGCTCGCTGAGATGTAA
- a CDS encoding class I SAM-dependent methyltransferase has protein sequence MTDRAIIDWPAWTESPPGRYVLDWEQTQLDRVVSDVFGYHALQLGLPQLDALRENRMPCRGLVLDAASGASAPYTYPRAARRGGVSGTSGVGNVGGDNPGNAAPDASGLHAPGGRSAVWCDLLDLPFEAQSVDLLVMPHTLEFTSDPHRLLREAERVLVPEGQLIILGFNSLSLWGMRQSVGKMAGHPFVPAAIDLIAFTRLKDWIKLLGFDLERGRFGCYRPPLASDQWLARYGFMEAAGDRWWPIFGATYMIKAIKRVRGMHLVGPLKVKKPVLATGLAPAATPNTRNHTE, from the coding sequence ATGACTGACCGAGCGATTATAGACTGGCCCGCCTGGACCGAATCACCGCCTGGCCGCTACGTGCTCGACTGGGAGCAAACCCAGCTCGATCGCGTGGTGTCGGACGTGTTCGGCTATCATGCGCTGCAACTCGGCCTGCCGCAGCTCGACGCGCTGCGCGAGAACCGCATGCCGTGTCGCGGCCTCGTGCTCGACGCGGCGAGCGGCGCGAGCGCGCCGTACACGTATCCGCGGGCGGCGCGTCGCGGCGGTGTGAGTGGCACGAGCGGCGTCGGCAATGTCGGCGGCGACAATCCCGGCAATGCGGCGCCGGATGCCTCCGGTCTACACGCACCGGGCGGGCGCAGCGCGGTCTGGTGCGACCTGCTCGATCTGCCGTTCGAAGCCCAAAGCGTCGACCTGCTCGTGATGCCGCACACGCTCGAATTCACCAGCGACCCCCACCGGCTGCTGCGTGAAGCCGAACGCGTGCTGGTGCCCGAAGGCCAGCTGATCATTCTCGGCTTCAACTCATTGTCGCTGTGGGGCATGCGGCAGTCGGTCGGCAAGATGGCAGGCCACCCCTTCGTCCCTGCCGCCATCGACCTGATCGCGTTCACGCGCCTGAAGGACTGGATCAAGCTGCTCGGCTTCGACCTTGAACGCGGGCGTTTCGGCTGCTATCGTCCGCCGCTCGCGAGCGATCAATGGCTCGCGCGCTACGGCTTCATGGAAGCAGCCGGTGACCGCTGGTGGCCGATTTTCGGCGCAACCTACATGATCAAGGCAATCAAGCGCGTGCGCGGCATGCACCTCGTCGGGCCGCTCAAAGTGAAAAAGCCCGTCCTTGCGACAGGCCTCGCGCCCGCCGCCACCCCGAACACACGTAACCACACCGAATGA
- the gloB gene encoding hydroxyacylglutathione hydrolase, producing the protein MNALEYVPVPAFEDNYIWVIADGHHAVVVDPGEAAPVRACLAQRGWRLSAILLTHHHQDHVGGVADLLNVQDVPVYGPAGEAIAHLTHRLKGGDHVTIAAPSLEFSVLEVPGHTSGHIAYFQAADSRGTPHVFCGDTLFACGCGRLFEGTPQQMLTSLDALAALPGATEVHCAHEYTLSNIRFALACEPHNAELQAWRDKANELRARHQPTLPTTIAHERAVNPFLRAGEPTVQSNLETQLHETVSDRLTAFTLMREWKNRFR; encoded by the coding sequence ATGAATGCGCTCGAGTACGTACCGGTCCCGGCGTTTGAAGACAATTACATCTGGGTCATTGCCGACGGACACCACGCGGTCGTCGTCGATCCGGGCGAAGCCGCCCCTGTGCGCGCCTGTCTGGCCCAACGAGGTTGGCGGCTGAGCGCTATTTTACTCACGCACCACCATCAAGACCACGTCGGTGGGGTGGCCGATCTGCTGAACGTCCAGGACGTGCCGGTCTACGGCCCTGCCGGCGAGGCGATCGCGCACCTGACGCATCGTCTCAAAGGCGGCGATCACGTGACGATCGCGGCACCCTCGCTCGAATTCAGCGTGCTCGAGGTGCCTGGCCACACGAGCGGACACATCGCTTATTTCCAGGCGGCCGATTCGCGCGGCACGCCGCACGTGTTTTGCGGCGACACGCTGTTCGCGTGCGGCTGCGGGCGCCTATTCGAAGGCACGCCGCAACAGATGCTGACCTCGCTCGATGCGCTCGCCGCGCTGCCCGGCGCGACCGAGGTGCATTGTGCCCACGAGTACACACTGTCGAATATCCGCTTCGCGCTCGCCTGCGAGCCGCACAACGCCGAACTGCAGGCGTGGCGCGACAAGGCGAACGAGCTGCGCGCCCGCCATCAGCCGACGCTGCCGACCACGATCGCGCACGAGCGCGCGGTGAATCCGTTCCTGCGCGCCGGGGAGCCGACGGTCCAGTCGAACCTCGAAACCCAATTGCACGAAACCGTGTCTGATCGGCTAACTGCCTTCACATTGATGCGCGAATGGAAGAACCGCTTCCGTTGA